One Mycolicibacterium pulveris genomic region harbors:
- a CDS encoding alpha/beta fold hydrolase: MVVSRFTDNGDVRLHFLDSGGDDGAAPIVFVPGMTCVAEDYAEVLPLFGRRTVVAELRGHGRSDAPADGYDLAALSSDVGAVVDAVTRGPVHLMTFSRGTSYGVDWALRNSARVRSLAIGDYIPEERLLPDGAPRRLLDGRWRGTPVRERLDCQAAMRTFRSARARSFWKELARLHVPLLAVRSGERFLVTDAQWARYRREFPDARLVEFDDSPHDIFRPDRARFPRLVREHTDRADARLG; encoded by the coding sequence GTGGTGGTATCCCGCTTCACCGACAACGGCGACGTCCGCCTGCACTTTCTTGACTCGGGTGGTGACGACGGGGCCGCACCGATCGTGTTCGTGCCCGGAATGACCTGCGTCGCCGAGGATTACGCCGAGGTGCTGCCGCTCTTCGGCCGCCGGACCGTGGTCGCTGAGCTTCGCGGTCACGGCCGCAGCGACGCGCCGGCCGACGGGTACGACCTGGCCGCGTTGAGCTCCGATGTGGGGGCGGTGGTCGATGCGGTGACGCGCGGGCCCGTACACCTGATGACGTTCTCGCGGGGCACGTCGTACGGGGTGGACTGGGCATTGCGCAATTCCGCGCGGGTCCGCTCGCTTGCGATCGGTGACTACATCCCCGAGGAACGACTGCTGCCGGATGGCGCGCCACGTCGCCTGCTCGACGGACGTTGGCGCGGAACTCCTGTTCGGGAGCGCCTCGACTGCCAGGCCGCGATGAGGACGTTTCGGTCCGCCCGTGCGCGCTCGTTCTGGAAAGAGCTTGCCCGGCTGCATGTTCCGCTGCTGGCGGTGCGCAGCGGTGAACGCTTTCTGGTCACCGACGCGCAGTGGGCCCGCTATCGGCGAGAGTTCCCGGACGCACGGCTCGTCGAGTTCGATGACTCGCCGCATGACATCTTCCGGCCGGATCGCGCCAGGTTCCCGCGGCTGGTTCGAGAGCACACCGACCGTGCCGATGCTCGGCTCGGCTAG
- a CDS encoding TetR family transcriptional regulator, with the protein MTTARSVRAERASGTREAILAAAERLFAEHGVYAVSNRQVSEAAGQGNNAAVGYHFGTKLDLVRAIEQKHRVSIEQLLERMVAETADSTELRDWIACLVCSLTEHLDQLGNPTWYARFAAQALADPAYQKIVVKDALASPALQRVVDGITRCLPNLPMAVVTERNIMVRNLMMHTCADFERAFAEGADMSRTNWSSVASGLIDAIVGLWRAPITGRV; encoded by the coding sequence GTGACCACAGCCCGCAGTGTTCGCGCCGAACGCGCCAGCGGCACGCGCGAGGCGATCCTGGCCGCGGCCGAACGGCTGTTCGCCGAGCACGGTGTGTACGCCGTGTCGAACCGCCAGGTCAGCGAGGCCGCCGGGCAGGGCAACAACGCCGCGGTCGGCTACCACTTCGGCACCAAGCTCGACCTGGTGCGGGCGATCGAGCAGAAACACCGCGTGTCGATCGAGCAGCTGCTCGAGCGGATGGTCGCCGAGACCGCGGACTCCACCGAGCTGCGCGACTGGATCGCCTGCCTGGTGTGCTCGCTCACCGAGCACCTCGACCAGCTGGGCAATCCCACGTGGTACGCGCGGTTCGCGGCGCAGGCCCTGGCCGACCCGGCCTACCAGAAGATCGTCGTGAAGGACGCGCTCGCATCGCCTGCGCTGCAGCGGGTGGTCGACGGCATCACCCGATGCCTGCCCAACCTGCCGATGGCCGTGGTCACCGAACGAAACATCATGGTGCGCAACCTGATGATGCACACCTGCGCGGACTTCGAGCGGGCGTTCGCCGAGGGTGCCGACATGTCGCGGACGAATTGGAGCTCGGTGGCGTCGGGCCTGATCGACGCGATCGTCGGGCTGTGGCGTGCGCCCATCACCGGGCGGGTCTGA
- a CDS encoding ferredoxin produces MKIVVDQDKCVSSGQCVLNAADVFDQRDEDGVVVLLDANPVGGHAESVRKAAAACPALAIRIEE; encoded by the coding sequence ATGAAGATCGTCGTCGACCAAGACAAGTGTGTGTCCTCCGGGCAGTGCGTGCTCAACGCCGCCGACGTCTTCGACCAGCGTGACGAAGACGGCGTCGTCGTGCTGCTTGACGCCAATCCCGTTGGCGGTCACGCCGAGAGCGTCCGCAAGGCCGCGGCCGCCTGTCCTGCACTAGCGATCCGAATCGAGGAGTGA